In one window of Bradyrhizobium sp. AZCC 1721 DNA:
- a CDS encoding helix-turn-helix domain-containing protein has protein sequence MAAESGKKLFVGPRFRRIRQQLGLSQTQIAEGLGISPSYINLIERNQRPVTAQILLRLAETYDLDLRDLATADEDRFFAELNEIFSDPLFRQIDLPKQELRDLAELCPGVTHSLQRLYAAYTEARRGETLVAAQMADRDEGARFEANPIERVRDLIEANRNYFPELEQAAENLRDELHVSAEELFAALAARLREKHSIVTRIMPVDVMRETLRRFDRHRRQLLISELVDGSGRAFQLALQIGLAECGASIDAIVNRAGPLDDTPRRLYRITLANYFAAAVMMPYQPFHSAAENLNYDVHVLAQRFNAGFEQVCHRLTTLQRPNARGVPFFLLRVDNAGNVSKRFSSGTFPFSKFGGTCPLWNVHSTFDTPDRLLKQVIELPDGTRYFSIAQMVRRPVAPHPQPQPRFAIGLGCEIRHASKLVYAAGMDLEKAEGTPIGVNCRLCERENCSQRAEPPITRTLILDENTRRVSSFAFSNAREL, from the coding sequence ATGGCCGCCGAATCCGGAAAGAAGCTTTTTGTCGGGCCGAGGTTCCGGCGGATCCGCCAGCAGCTTGGACTGTCGCAGACCCAGATCGCCGAGGGGCTCGGGATCTCGCCGAGCTACATCAACCTGATCGAGCGGAACCAGCGGCCGGTGACGGCGCAGATCCTGCTGCGGCTGGCCGAGACCTATGATCTCGACCTGCGGGACCTCGCCACCGCCGATGAGGACCGCTTTTTTGCCGAGCTGAACGAGATTTTTTCCGATCCGCTGTTCCGCCAGATCGACCTGCCGAAGCAGGAACTGCGCGACCTCGCCGAACTCTGCCCGGGCGTGACCCATTCGCTGCAGCGCCTCTACGCCGCCTATACCGAGGCCCGCCGCGGCGAGACGCTGGTGGCGGCGCAGATGGCCGACCGCGATGAGGGCGCCCGCTTCGAGGCCAACCCGATCGAGCGCGTGCGCGATCTGATCGAGGCCAACCGCAATTATTTTCCCGAGCTCGAACAGGCCGCGGAAAATTTGCGGGACGAGCTCCACGTCTCCGCCGAGGAACTGTTTGCCGCGCTCGCGGCGCGGCTGCGCGAAAAGCATTCGATCGTCACCCGCATCATGCCGGTCGACGTGATGCGTGAGACGCTGCGGCGGTTCGACCGCCATCGGCGCCAGCTTCTGATCTCCGAACTGGTCGACGGCTCGGGCCGGGCCTTCCAGCTCGCGCTGCAGATTGGCCTCGCCGAATGCGGCGCATCCATCGACGCCATCGTCAACCGCGCCGGTCCGCTCGACGACACGCCACGGCGGCTCTACCGGATCACGCTGGCGAACTATTTCGCCGCCGCCGTCATGATGCCCTATCAGCCATTCCATAGTGCTGCGGAAAACCTGAACTACGATGTGCACGTGCTGGCGCAGCGCTTCAACGCCGGCTTCGAGCAGGTCTGCCACCGCCTCACCACGCTGCAGCGGCCGAACGCGCGCGGCGTGCCGTTCTTTCTGCTGCGCGTCGACAATGCCGGCAACGTCTCCAAGCGATTCTCGTCTGGCACGTTTCCGTTCTCGAAGTTCGGCGGCACCTGCCCCCTTTGGAACGTGCATTCGACCTTCGACACGCCGGACCGCCTGCTCAAGCAGGTGATCGAGCTGCCCGACGGCACGCGTTATTTTTCCATCGCGCAGATGGTGCGCCGGCCGGTCGCACCGCACCCGCAGCCGCAGCCGCGCTTTGCGATTGGTCTGGGCTGCGAAATCCGTCATGCCTCGAAGCTCGTCTACGCCGCCGGGATGGATCTGGAGAAGGCGGAGGGCACGCCGATCGGCGTCAACTGCCGGCTTTGCGAACGCGAAAACTGCAGCCAGCGCGCCGAGCCGCCGATCACGCGGACGCTGATCCTGGACGAGAACACGCGACGGGTGTCGTCGTTCGCATTTTCGAATGCACGGGAGTTGTGA